The Pantoea vagans genome contains the following window.
CCGTGAGCCAGCTAATGGCTCCGTAACGAATGATGCATATTGCGTCGCCTCTGAAGGTGTATTGGATTTCCACCTTCAGAGGTGTCTTTTTTGCGTTGGTTGATGAGTTTGGGTCATACGTGCCTGTCCGCACGTATTTTTTCATCATGGAGCTGAAGGCATCTCTGCCAACAGACCGATCATAAGGGCTTCACACATGCAAAATACTGCGACCAGCAGCGAAGCCATCGCTGACTACTTTAAACTTGCAGGTAACAGCGACAGCGTTGAGATGGAAATGTTTGGTCAAATTATTGCGGAAATCCTGCAATGTGGTATGCAGGTGACGAATAAGACGATTATCGCTTCGTTAATCCAGCGTCTGGAAATGGAAAGTGATGTCATCACCTTAGATATTTATCGTCATTTACTGGAACTGGTGGTGAATAAAACGCCAGACGATATTCAGGTTTAATATCGATTCCAGGGACGGAATCACACTTGTTTGCCTACCCTTTTTACTAGCACCCTTCAGCTTTGCCAGTTAACATCTTCCTCGTCTGATTTCCATCTGGTTACTGCCATGCCGTGACAGCATGCGCAAAATAATAAAAGAGCCTGCAAAATTTATGAGCCAACCCACTGAACACGCCCCAGCGGTGAACGATATCACGGTGGGCAGCGTGCTACGCTCGCCTGCTTTACTGACCCGAGAGTGCCTGGCGGGTGTCATCACCGCGCTGGCACTGATTCCTGAAGTCATCTCCTTTTCTGTGATAGCCGGCGTCGACCCCAAAGTGAGCCTGGTCGCTTCGGTCGTACTTTGCCTGACGCTCTCCATTCTTGGCGGACGTCCGGCGATGGTCACCGCAGCAGCCGGTTCGGTAGCGCTGGTCATTGGCCCGATGGTGCACGTTCACGGCGTGGAGTACATCTTACCGGCCGTGATCCTGGGGGGCATTATCCAGATCATCTTCGGCCTGGCAGGATTATCCCGCATGATGCGCTATATTCCGCGCTCGGTGATGATCGGCTTTGTGAATGCGCTCGGAATATTAATTTTCTTTGCACAAGTCCCGCACGTTTGGGGGCAGTCAGGATTGGTTTGGGTGCTGTTTGCTGCCACCCTGGCAATAGTGCTGTTACTGCCAAAAATCCTGAAAAGCGTTCCATCCCCGCTGGTGGCGATTGTGGTGGTCACCGGTGTGGCGCTCCTGATGGGTTATCGGGTACCCAACGTCGGCGATGAGGGGCCAATGAGTGCGGGCCTTCCAGGTTTTACCACGTTGTTAGTCCCTTTTAATCTGCAAACGCTACAAATCGTCTGGCCTACAGCGCTAAGTATTGCCTTTGTTGGTCTGATGGAGTCGCTACTCACGGCGAAACTGGTTGACGATAT
Protein-coding sequences here:
- a CDS encoding biofilm/acid-resistance regulator YmgB/AriR gives rise to the protein MQNTATSSEAIADYFKLAGNSDSVEMEMFGQIIAEILQCGMQVTNKTIIASLIQRLEMESDVITLDIYRHLLELVVNKTPDDIQV
- a CDS encoding SulP family inorganic anion transporter: MSQPTEHAPAVNDITVGSVLRSPALLTRECLAGVITALALIPEVISFSVIAGVDPKVSLVASVVLCLTLSILGGRPAMVTAAAGSVALVIGPMVHVHGVEYILPAVILGGIIQIIFGLAGLSRMMRYIPRSVMIGFVNALGILIFFAQVPHVWGQSGLVWVLFAATLAIVLLLPKILKSVPSPLVAIVVVTGVALLMGYRVPNVGDEGPMSAGLPGFTTLLVPFNLQTLQIVWPTALSIAFVGLMESLLTAKLVDDITDTPSGKRRESWALGVGNILAGFYGGIAGCAMIGQTIVNVELGKARTRVSTIAAGIVLLLLVTGLSHIMAQIPMVVLAGIMMVVAVKTVNWHSLQPATLKRMPWSETSVMVLTVAVTVWTGNLALGVLIGVILAMMLFARRIAHVIHAERKLSEDGEQVHYTVRGPLFFGSSNDLFEHFDYGHDPKIVTIDLTHAQIWDASSVAALDAIEHRYQRHGAAVQFIGLDNRSSDFRDRLSGNLG